One segment of Nostoc flagelliforme CCNUN1 DNA contains the following:
- a CDS encoding acyl carrier protein: MTMQNLELNTTSTVVTKQIPTATEIQAWIVLYLADLLEVDSDEIEVTIPFDRYGLDSSAAVGLTGDLEDWLGCELDPTLLYDYPTVEALVKHLVSELKTEK, encoded by the coding sequence ATGACAATGCAGAACCTTGAATTAAATACCACATCTACAGTTGTAACCAAGCAGATCCCAACAGCAACAGAGATTCAAGCATGGATAGTCTTATATCTAGCTGACTTGCTGGAAGTCGATTCAGATGAAATCGAAGTCACAATACCTTTTGACCGCTATGGATTAGACTCTTCAGCAGCAGTCGGTTTGACAGGTGACTTAGAAGACTGGTTGGGATGTGAACTCGATCCAACTCTACTATACGATTACCCAACTGTTGAGGCTCTAGTTAAGCATTTAGTCTCAGAGTTAAAAACTGAAAAATAA
- a CDS encoding IS5 family transposase: protein MSKAYPSNLTYAQYQFLSEMLPEAKKGGRKREVDIWSVLNAIFYILLEGVRWRSLPGDFPAWQTVYTYFRNWRRDGTWMKIHDNLREWTRIEEERHPSPSEAIIDSQSVKSAAMVSQEVGFDTGKKIKGRKRFMTVDTLGLVLRVLVTAANVPERSGGKQVLKRVKEMGNKVSRLTTIWTDGGFDGPAFMMWVMDTCRWIVQVVLRPEQTKGFVLLKKRWVVERTFGWLMGCRRLVRDYELLPETSETFIYLAMIRIMVRRLA, encoded by the coding sequence ATGAGTAAAGCATACCCCAGTAATTTGACCTATGCCCAATATCAATTTCTCAGTGAGATGCTTCCAGAAGCAAAAAAAGGTGGCCGTAAGCGTGAAGTCGATATTTGGTCAGTCCTGAACGCGATTTTTTACATTCTGCTAGAAGGGGTGCGATGGCGATCGCTACCAGGGGACTTTCCCGCTTGGCAAACTGTATATACGTACTTTCGTAACTGGCGCAGGGATGGAACTTGGATGAAGATTCATGATAATCTGCGAGAATGGACGAGAATCGAAGAAGAACGCCATCCAAGTCCGTCAGAAGCCATCATCGATAGTCAAAGTGTCAAAAGTGCAGCGATGGTGAGTCAGGAAGTCGGCTTTGATACAGGCAAAAAAATTAAAGGACGCAAGCGGTTTATGACCGTTGATACGTTGGGATTAGTGCTGCGGGTGTTGGTCACCGCCGCCAATGTGCCAGAGCGGTCAGGTGGTAAACAAGTGCTCAAGCGCGTCAAAGAAATGGGCAATAAGGTTTCTCGCTTGACGACCATTTGGACTGATGGCGGCTTTGATGGTCCAGCCTTCATGATGTGGGTGATGGACACTTGCCGTTGGATTGTGCAGGTGGTGCTGCGACCAGAGCAAACTAAGGGGTTTGTCTTGCTCAAAAAGCGATGGGTGGTGGAGCGCACTTTCGGCTGGCTGATGGGGTGTCGCCGATTGGTTAGAGATTATGAACTTCTACCGGAAACATCGGAGACGTTTATTTACCTTGCCATGATCCGGATCATGGTGAGGCGATTAGCATAA